From one Macaca nemestrina isolate mMacNem1 chromosome 3, mMacNem.hap1, whole genome shotgun sequence genomic stretch:
- the LOC105463521 gene encoding GS homeobox 2 gives MSRSFYVDSLIIKDSSRPAPSLPEPHPGPDFFIPLGMPSPLVMSVSGPGCPSRKSGAFCVCPLCVTSHLHSSRGSVGAGSGSAGAGVTAAGGSGVAGATGALPLLKSQFSSAPGDAQFCPRVNHAHHHHHPQQHHHHHHQPQQPGSAAAAAAAAAAAAAAAALGHPQHHAPVCAATTYNVADPRRFHCLTMGGSDASQVPNGKRMRTAFTSTQLLELEREFSSNMYLSRLRRIEIATYLNLSEKQVKIWFQNRRVKHKKEGKGTQRNSHAGCKCVGSQVHYARSEDEDSLSPASANDDKEISPL, from the exons ATGTCGCGCTCCTTCTATGTCGACTCGCTCATCATCAAGGACTCCTCACGGCCTGCGCCCTCGCTGCCTGAACCACACCCCGGGCCGGATTTCTTCATCCCGCTTGGCATGCCGTCCCCGTTGGTGATGTCCGTGTCCGGCCCCGGCTGCCCGTCCCGCAAGAGCGGCGCGTTCTGCGTGTGCCCTCTCTGCGTCACTTCGCACCTGCACTCCTCTCGGGGGTCTGTGGGCGCCGGCAGCGGGAGCGCAGGGGCCGGGGTTACTGCGGCCGGAGGCAGTGGGGTGGCGGGGGCCACAGGGGCACTGCCTCTGCTTAAGAGTCAGTTCTCTTCGGCTCCTGGGGACGCGCAGTTTTGCCCGCGGGTGAACCATGcgcaccatcaccaccacccgcagcagcaccaccatcaccaccatcagccCCAGCAGCCTGGCTCGGccgcggcggcggcagcagcagcagcggcggcaGCCGCCGCGGCGGCCTTGGGGCACCCGCAACATCATGCACCTGTCTGCGCCGCCACCACCTACAACGTGGCGGACCCGCGGAGATTCCACTGCCTCACCATGG GAGGCTCTGACGCCAGCCAGGTACCCAACGGCAAGAGGATGAGGACGGCGTTCACTAGCACGCAGCTCCTGGAGCTGGAGAGAGAATTCTCTTCCAACATGTACCTGTCTCGACTCCGGAGGATCGAAATCGCCACTTACCTGAACCTGTCGGAGAAGCAGGTGAAAATCTGGTTTCAGAACCGCCGAGTGAAGCACAAGAAGGAGGGGAAAGGCACGCAGAGGAACAGTCACGCAGGCTGCAAGTGCGTCGGGAGCCAGGTGCACTACGCGCGCTCCGAGGATGAGGACTCCCTGTCGCCGGCCTCTGCCAACGATGACAAGGAGATTTCCCCCTTATGA